The Persephonella atlantica region TGCCTCATCTGACGCGTCGTTAATACAACCGGGTCTGAGGCCGTCTCCTAAAGAGAATGTGACGTCGTATTTTTTAAATATCTCACATATCTTGTCAAAGTTTGTGTAAAGAGGGTTCTGTTTGCCGTGGATTGTCATCCACTCTGCCATAATAGAGCCACCTCTGGAAACAATACCCATAAGCCTGTGGTTTACCATCGGCAGGAATTCCCTTAAAACCCCTGCGTGTATGGTCATGTAATCTACACCCTGCTGTGCCTGATGCTCTATCATGTCTAAAATATCCTGTTCTGTGAGGTTCTCTATAGACCTTACTTCCTGAACAGCCTGATATATAGGGACAGTTCCTATAGGAACAGGAGATTCTCTGATTATTGCTTCTCTTATCTCATCAATATTTCCACCGGTGGACAAATCCATAACGGTGTCAGCACCGTACTTCAGTGCAACTCTCAACTTTTCTAACTCTGTTTCCACGTCAGACACAACGGCAGAGTTTCCTATGTTTGCGTTAACTTTACATTTTGCAGCTATACCTATTCCCATAGGCTCAAGTGAATAGTGGTTTATGTTTGCAGGTATGACCATTCTTCCCCTTGCAACTTCATCCCTGACCTTCTCAGGAGGCAGCATTTCCTTTTGAGCCACATATCTCATTTCGGGAGTTATTATCCCTTCCCTTGCGTAATCCATTTGGGTTTTTCCATAAACAGTGCTTCTTTCTACTTTATATCTACTCATAGTAAACCTCCTTCTTTACATTTTATAACTTTTTAGCATCAAATGTTATAACTTTAAATGAAAATAGTCATAAACATTATTTATTCCAGTTTTTTGTAATAGGCTCCTTTAGGAGTAAGAATACTTTCTATTATGTTAATCTCTATCTCCTGTTGAGAGCCAAAAGAAATATCCCTGTACCTGTTAATCTTTTCAGCAAATTTTGAGCTGTTATACCCTTTTATCCTTTTAAGGGTTATGTGGGGTTTAAAAGGTTTTAATTCATTCTTGAAACCTAAATTATTCAGCTTGCTGTTTATACTGGTATAAATCTCGTTAAGCACCCCTTCTTTATCAACAACATTAATAAAAAAAACCCTTGGCCTGGTTATGTCTGGAAAAGCACCAAGACCAGTAAAATTAATCTCTGTTGATATCTTTTTGTTCAGTACTGGATTGAGGCTTTGCTTTATCAGACAGAGCTTTTCTGTTTCTATTTCCCCAATGAATCTGAAGGTGATATGAAAATTTCTCTCGTGTATCCACCTTCCAGATATTATGCCGCCAAAATCTTTCTTTATCTGTGTGTAATGCTTTTTAAAGCTGGGAATGTTAATAAAACTTCCTATAAATACTCTTTTTTTCAACAATCCTTCCGTTATTCCGAAATAATATCTATATATTATTCCAATATAATAGGGAGTTTTCAAATGAAATCAATAAGGATAAGGCTCCTTATAAGGATATCTATTCTACTGTTTATCCTTTTTCTCATAAACCAGATACTGGAGTATAAGAGTTTTAGAGAAGTAAATATAAACCATGTTAAAAATCAGTCTTTTATAGTAGCTGAGATTGTGAGAGATTCTCTGACAACACTTATGGAGATAGGAAAAATAGATAAAAGAGAACTTTTACTCAACAATATAAAACTACAGCACAGAAACATTGAAGAGATAAGGGTTGTCAGGGGAGACAAAGTAATACAGCAGTATGGAGAGGGAAGAGAAGAAGAAAAACCAAAAACGGAAGCCGAGCTGAAGGTTCTTCAGACAGGAAAACCATATGAAAGATTAGATGAGAGATTTGATAAGGTCAGTTACGTTCTTATAATTCCTTATAAAGCTGAACCTATTGGAAAGATAAACTGTTTAAAATGTCATAATGTTGAGGCCGGTTCTGTCCTTGGAGCTGTTTATATAAAAACAGACCTGACACCTGTAAGATCTTTTGCTTTCTCAAATCTGGTACAGACCACATTAATGTCTATGTTTATCTTTCTTATGACTGTTTTTGTTATTATGAAATTCTTTCATCCATACACAGATTTTTTTGCAAAGCTCAAAAGAGGATTAAAAAAGGCTAAAGATGGAGATTTCTCCGAAAGGGTGTTTATAGATACAAATGATGAAGCAAGAGAAGTTGCAGATACATACAACGAAACAATGGACAAACTGTGTCACACTTTAACAGCAATAGAAAAGAGAGTCTCATATCTGATAGACGGAAATATACAGAAAAGCAGTAACGCCTTAAAAGACACCTATGTAATAGTTGAAGAACTTGTAAAGATCTATAACTTTAAGAAGATTGTTGAAAAAGATGCTTCAAAAGATGATATATATCTGAGGCTCAGGAAGCTTATGAAAGATATGGGAATTAGGCAGTACTCCATATACGAGGTTGATTATGAAAATAACAGACTGATAGATATAGATGAAGACGAAAAATGGTGTAAAGATATTGTTTTTACAAATGCTGATCAGTGCAGAGTTAAAAGAACCGGATCGGAGGTTGTATCTGAAGAATATGCCTGTGTGTGTCCGAACTTCATAAAGTGTGAAAACGGGGAAGCTGACGATTTCTTTACCTGTATTCCTATATATGTTGGAGGAAGGGTAGGTATTATCCTCCAGCTCATATACAACAGAGAAAATAAGGAAGATGTTAAAGGCAAACTTCCATTCCTGGAAGCTTATCTGAGAGAAGTTGCACCTGTTATTGAGGCTAAATCCTACATGGAAAAGTTGAAAAAGCAGTCATTGGTTGACCAGCTGACAGGACTTTATAATAGAAGATTTCTTGAGGAGATTATACCCAAACTATCCCAGCAGGTGATAAGGAGAAACTCCAACATAGGAATACTTATGATTGATATTGATTTCTTTAAACAGATTAACGACAAGTATGGCCACGATGTTGGTGATATCGTGCTGAAGAAGGTAGCAGATGTAATACGAAATACTGTAAGAGAGGCAGATATAGTTATAAGATATGGAGGAGAGGAGTTTATGGTTCTTCTTATTGATGTTCAGGAAGGAAAATCAGAAGAGATTGCAGAAAAAATAAGAAAGAGGGTTGAAAATACAGTGATAAACACAGATGGAATCTCATTAAAAAAGACCGTAAGTATCGGTGTTTCTGAATTCCCAAAAGATAGCGATAGATTCTGGCAGTGTATTAAATTTTCCGACGTTGCCCTTTATAAAGCGAAAGAGTCAGGAAGAAATATGGTAGTAAGATTCAGAAAGGAGATGTGGGAACGTGAGGAGTACTGAGGTTTATCCTGTTCTTTTTGACAGGAAAAAGAAAATTTTTGTTCCCCAGCCTACACGGTTCTGGATTTTAGATAAGAGGTTACGGTCTATTATATCAAGGTTAGAGGAAAAGGGATATATAAGATACTGGGAAGAGAAGGTAACAGAAGAGAAGGACATGTTTGAATTTTTCATATTCCTTCACGAAAAAGAAATTAAACAGAGAGAGGAAATACTAAAAGGGAAAAACCTCCCCCTATATGTAGTAGAAAAACTGACTCAGACGGGAATAGGGGGAATTGAAAAATTCAGAGAAAAACCTTTTAAAGTCAAATGTCTCCATCTGTGGACTGCATACCACCTTGGAGATGACAGGTTCAAAAATCCTATCGGTGAGTTTGTTCTTAAACAGGTAAAAAAACTTTAAACCTGTTGTAATCTCTTGCCAATATCATATATTATTTTCCTCATAACACCCAATTAGGAGGTTGTATGGTTTACGACACTCAGTTTGATGTTGCTGTTATAGGTGGAGGACATGCAGGTATAGAGGCAGCTCTGGCCTCTGCAAAATTAGGGGCAAAAACTGTCCTTATAACTCTTGACAAGGAAAAGATAGGAGTGATGCCCTGTAATCCAGCCATAGGAGGAATAGCCAAGGGTATTGTTGTAAGGGAAGTTGATGCTCTCGGAGGAGAGATGGGAAAAGCTATAGATTACACAGGTATTCAGTACAAGACACTCAATACAAGAAAGGGTCCTGCTGTCCGTTCACCAAGGGCTCAGGCAGATAAGGAAGAGTACAGAAAATACATGGTAAACAGAGTAGCAAACACAGAAAATCTGACTGTTATAGAAGGTGAAGCTACAAACATATTTTTGAAAAAAAACAGTAATGAAGTAGAAGGTGTTGAGATAGATGGAAAAATAAGAATAAAAGTAAGATCTGTTGTTGTCACCACAGGAACATTTCTGGAAGGTGTTGTACACATCGGAGATAAACGGTTTCCTGCAGGCAGAATGGAAGAAAAACCTGCAAACAAACTGCCAGATTTTTACAGGAGGGCAGGGTTTCCTTTGCTGAGATTTAAAACTGGAACGCCAGCGAGACTGGACAGAAACAGCATAGATTTTTCAGGTCTTGAGGAAGCACCGGGAGATGAACCACCACCAAAGTTTTCCTTCTGGACAGAACCTGCAGGTTCTTACTGGTTTAAAAAAGGACAGAAAGAGCAGGTACCCTGCTACATAACTTACACAACTCCAGAAACCCACAGAATTATAAGAGAAAATCTCCACAGAACAGCTCTGTATGGAGGAGCAATAAAAGGTATAGGACCAAGATACTGTCCATCTATTGAGGACAAAATAGTAAAGTTTGAAAACAAGGAGAGACATACAGTATGGCTTGAGCCAGAAACAAAAGACGGGATAAGCATATATCCAAACGGTTTATCAACATCTCTTCCGGAGGAAATACAGTGGGAAATGTACCGCTCTATACCGGGGCTGGAGAATGTAGTACTCCTCAAGCCTGCATACGCCATTGAGTACGACATTGTCCCTCCTACTGAGCTGTATCCAACCCTTGAAACAAAAAGGATAAAGGGACTGTTTCATGCAGGAAACTTTAACGGAACCACAGGGTACGAAGAAGCAGCTGGTCAGGGAATAGTTGCTGGTATTAATGCTGCCCGTAGAGCTCTGGGAAAAGAGATGATATACATAAAGAGAGACGAAGCATACATCGGTATAATGATTGATGACCTGACTACAAAAGGAGTTGTTGAGCCTTACAGACTATTCACATCAAGAGCTGAGTACAGACTACATCTCAGACAGGACAACCCTGTTCTCAGGCTTTACAAAAAAGCTTATGAGATAGGAATGCTATCAGAAAAGCAGTACAAACTGGTAAAAGAAACGGAAGAGGAGATAAAACAGTGGCTTCAAAGATACAGTGAGCAGAGAATAAAGGAAAACGGAAAAAGTTATACAGTTTTTGAATACCTCAAAAGGGCAGAAATTACAGTTGAAAAACTGAGAGAAAAGAACATTCCTGTTCCCGAAAGGGATTACATAACAGAAGAGATAGAGATACAGGCAAAGTACTCTGGATACTTTGAGAGGGAGAAGAAACTGAATGAGAAGATGAAACATCTTGAAAGCATAAAGATACCTCCAGAAATAGACTACTCAAAAATAGCAGGACTGACAAAAGAAGTTGTTCAGAAACTATCAAAAGCAAAACCTATCACCCTTGGTCATGCAGCAAGACTTGAAGGTATCACTCCAGCTGCAATTACAGCAATAATGGTTTATTTAGAAAAGATGAGAAGGGAAAAGGTGAGGGGTTAAACCCCTGCCTTTTCATAAAGTTTTGCTTTCAACACTTTACCGATTTTAAAATGGACTATCTTTTTGGGAGGAACTTTTATTTTCTCACCTGTTCTGGGATTTCTCGCTACCTTTGCAGGTCTTGTTTTTACCCTAAAACTGCCAAGACCTCTTATCTCTATTCTATCTCCATTTTTTAAAGCTTCGATCATTGCTTCAAAAGTTCCATTTACCACAGAAGCTACGGTCTTTTTATCAATTTCTGGAAACTCCTCTGTAACTTTTTCTATAAGCTCTGACTTTTTCATCTATCCTCCTCTATATTATTGATATCTATGTTCATTGCTTTCAACTGCTCCATACATCTGTCGCACACAGGCTGTCCGCCCTTTCCAACAGATACGTCATAAATCCAGCATCTGGGACATTTTTCTCCATCTGCTTTTCTTACTGCCACTTTAATTCCGTTTTCATCCTCTACTACCACATCCCCTTCTCTGCTTTCTCCCATTTCAACCTGGGAAACAGTAAAGAAAAATTTAATCCAGTCTATACGTTCTTCAACAATTTTTCTATATTTCTCAGGAAGCGATAGAACAACTTTTGCCTCATAAGGATGTCTTATTATGTCTGATTTTCTTGCTTCTTCTAATCCTTTAAGAACAACTTCTCTCACAGTTAAAAGATCTGCATAGATCTCCTCAAGATCCCTGTTCACAAAATCAAGTTCCACTACCGGCATCTCTTCTAAATGGATGCTCTCCTTCACTTTTTTATCAAGCTCCTTCACATGACCCCATATCTCCTCCATAGTAAAGGAAAGAACAGGTGCAAGGAGCTTTGAAAGTGATGTGAGAAGTATATAGAGCACAGTTTGTGCAGACCTTCTCTCCAAAGAATTGGGAGCATATACATACAGTCTGTCTTTTAGAATGTCCAGATATACTGCAGAAAGGTCAACAATCATAAATCTTTTTATCTCGTGGTATATCCTGTGAAATCTGTAACTGCTGTATGCATCGTGTGCTCTGTCTATAATCCTCTGGAGTTTTGACAGCATCCATCTGTCTATCTCAAGAAGATTTTCATAAGAAACACTGTCTTTCTCTGGATTAAAATCGTACAGATTTCCGAGGAAGTATCTGAATGTGTTTCTTATTTTTCTGTAATCGTCTGCTATACTTTTCAGAAGATTCATACCTATTTTTATGTCTTCTGTGTAATCTTCAGAAACAACCCACAGTCTGAGGATATCTGCTCCGTACTGTTTTATTACTTTCTCTGGGGCTATCACATTCCCAAGGGATTTTGACATTTTCCTTCCGGCTTCGTCCAATATAAAGCCGTGTGTCAGAACGCTGTCGTAAGGAGCTCTTCCATAAGAAGCAGTGCTCTCAAGTAGAGAAGACTGAAACCATCCTCTGTGCTGGTCTGAACCTTCTAAATACATATCAGCAGGCCATCTGAGTTCTTCCCAGAAACCTGACTTTAAAACTGAAGCATGGGAAACCCCTGAGTCAAACCATACATCAAGTATGTCCTCCTCCTTCTCAAACTCCTCGGAGCTACATTTTGGACATTTATAACCTTCAGGGAGAAGTTCTTTAGCATCTTTCTCAAACCAGATATCTGCACCAAATGGATTGTTTTCAACAAGTTGGGCTACATGTTCAAATACATTTTTATCTTTTATTATCTCTCCACATTTTCTGCAGTAAAAAACGGCAATAGGAACTCCCCAGCTTCTCTGTCTTGATATACACCAGTCTGGTCTGTTTTCAACCATTGATTTTATTCTGTTTTCTCCCCAGTGGGGAATCCATTTAACCCTTTCTATCTCTTTTATAGCTTCTCCTCTCAGTGTATTTCCACTGCTGAGAACTGCATCCATTGATATGAACCACTGGGGTGTTGCTCTGAATATAACAGGGTTTTTACATCTCCAGCAGTGGGGGTAAGAGTGCTCAACTGTTTCGTGGTGTAGCAGTGCTCCAATCTCTTTTAACTTTTCTACTATCAGACTGTTTGCATCAAACACCCTAACACCCTGAATAAACTCGGGAGCTTCCTCCGTAAATCTTCCCTCATCATCTACAGGAGCAAAAGGCTCAACACCATAGCGCTGACCAATTATATAGTCTTCCTGACCGTGTCCTGGAGCCATATGAACAAGACCTGTTCCTGTAGAAAGCTCAACAAACTCTGAAAGATATATCTTTGAAACTCTATCTATAAAAGGATGCCTGTACTCAAGGAACTCAAGCTCCCTTCCCTTTACAGTTTTTACAACTTCACCGTTTATACCTGTTTTTTCTCTAAAACTTTCTAAAAGCTCCTGTGCAACAATGTAAACCCTATCCCCTGACTTGAAAAAAACATAATCAAAATCAGGATTAACCATAATCCCGAGGTTTGCAGGAAGTGTCCATGGTGTTGTTGTCCATATAACAGGATAGATCTTTTCTTTTATTCCAAAGGGGTGGTCGATAAGTTCAAAAACAACGTATATGGAAGGGTCCTTTTTGTTTTTGTATTCAACTTCTGCCTCAGCTTCTGCTGTTTTGTCGTATATACACCAGTAAACAGGTTTTTTCCCTCTGTACGCTATTCCAGCATTGAATATCTTTCCCAGTTCCCTTATCTCCTGCGCCTGATATGAAGGTCTCATTGTAAGGTAAGGCTTTTCCCAGTTTCCTATAATACCAAGTCTTATAAACTCCTCTTTCTGAATCTGAACAAATTTTTCAGCATATTCTCTGCACAGCTTTCTAAACTGAGACTTTGACAGCTCTTCCTTCTTCTTTTTCTGACTTTTTAGCTGTTTCTCAACCTGCTGTTCTATAGGCAGTCCATGACAGTCCCAGCCTGGAACAAATGGAGCATCTTTACCTTTCATAGATTCATACTTTACTAATATGTCTTTCAGTATCTTGTTCAGAGCATGTCCCAGGTGAATGTGCCCATTTGCATAAGGGGGACCATCATGGAGAATGTATTTCTCTCTACCTTTTCTCTCCTCTCTTAATCTATCATACAGTTTTATCTCTTCCCACTTTTTTAAAATCTCTGGTTCTCTTTTTGGTAGATTCCCTTTCATAGGAAAACTGGTTTTCGGCAGATTCAATGTATCCTTCCAGTCCAACAGATCAACCTCCAGCATTTTTAGGAAATAATATTATAAGTCATTATCAGAGCTTAATCATGCTTTCCGAATAGAGTATAATTTTACAGAATAATAAAATTTAGGGGTCTGAAATTGAAGAGGTTAGCTGTTTTATTTTTCATTCTGTTTTCAACGCTATCTTTTGGGCAGACGGAAGATAGTACACAAAATCTGACATTTGAGCAGATAAAAGATGATAGCTGGATGGATGGTGCATTTCTGATCAAAAGGTTTAACTTCCTGCCTGCACTGCAGGAAAATGCAGGTACCTTAGGGCTTACAGAGGAGCAGAAAAAGATAATAAACAGTTTCTACAACAAATACTACGACAGGATGGTTGAACTGGCAAAATCTGTACAGGAGAAGGAAAAACAACTACAGGAACTGGTTATAAATGGGGGAGATTCAAAAAAAATAAAAGAACTTATTGTGGAGATAGCAAAAGAAAAGGCAGAACTGACAGTTTACAACATAAAAGAGGTAAGAACACTCCAGAGTGCTCTTACAAAGGAGCAGTTTGAAAAGCTGAAAAATCTTGCAAATCAGCGCATTATTTAAATGAAAAAAGCTATCTTTCTTTTTTTTCTGCTTTTTAATACGTCTTTTGGGCTCTCCCTTGACAAAGCTATAAATCTATCACTGAAAAATCATCCTTATCTAAAACAGCAAAAATCCTATCTTTTTTCCTCAAGATACGACTATTACTCAACATTTGGAAATTTTTTTCCATCTGTAACCCTGAACTTCAGCTACGCAAAATTTATGGATGTATACCCCTCTGATTACTTCTCAAGGGGACTGTCCCTTAACATAAACTGGACTATATACAGCTCTGGTCAGAACATCCTGCTTAACAGAATCAAGGAAAAACTTTTTAGAGCAAACCAGGAAAGTTACAGGGAAGACGTTCTGGATGTCATATATCAGGTAAAAAAAGCTTACTACACTGCAGTAGCAAAAAGAGAGATATGGAAGGTAAGAAAGTTTCAACTGAAAGCTGCAGAAAAAAACTACCAGATGGCAAGGAAAAAACTGAAACTGGGACTGGTTACAAAAGCAGACTACCTGCAGGCAAAGGTAAGACTGGAAAATGTAAGATACAGTCTCTTAAATGCAGAAAACGATTTCAGAAAATCTTTGGCAGAGCTCTGCAGTCTTATAGGATACCCTCTAAGCTGTGAAGTAAAATTAGATACATCTGTACTGGACAATCTGGGAGAGAGCAGTATTCCATCCTTTGAAAAGTTAGAAAAAATTGCCTTCAACAGACCTGTTTTCAGACAGTATAGATACGAGATAAAGTCTGCAAAACTTCAGTCTATTCAGGCACTTTCAACCTTTACTCCTTCCGTTTTTGTCAGCTACTCATTAAACAGGGATTACAGCTCAATATCCGGCAGTTCAGACAGCTACTCCATCCTGAGATTCGGTCTGTCATGGACAATTTTTGAGGGATTGAAAAGGTACTACAGCTATCTGTCAGCAAAGGAAAATGAGAGATTTTACAGGTATAGATTGAAGGAACTCAAAAGACAGATAAAACTCAGTCTGTACAATCTCTATCTTGATCTTAAAACCTCATACAAAAATCTGAAAGTATCAAAAGAGCTTTTAAAGCAAGCCGAGGAAAACTACAGACAGGCTCTTGGAGAGTATAGAGTGGGAAAGGGTGATATAATCTCATTGGTTACTGCAGAAAGCTCCCTTGCTTCAGCTCACGAAACGTACATAAACTCCCTTCTTAACATAGCAGTTACAAAATCTGTTCTTGAAAGGGAGATGGGGATAAAATCACTCCCTCTGGAAGGTAAAAAGCAATGAAGAAAATACTGTTTCTCACATCAACTGCAATACTGGCTGTTATGGCTTCTTTCTATTTTTTTAAGATAAAAGAAGAAAAAAAAGAGAAGATTAAGGTTTTTGAAACACAGAAGGTAAAAAGAGGAGAAATTAAAAACATTATAAACGCAACAGCCATTGTAAAAACAAGAGTTAATGCCTATCTGAAGATAGGAACAAGAACAACAGGGCTTGTCCAGAAAATGTTCATAGATATTGGAGATTACGTCAAGAAAGGACAGCTGATAGCCATTATAGACCAGAGAGAGTTCAAAAAGAACATTGAGAAAATAAAACAGCAACTAAAAAAGGCAGAGGACAAGTTATTCCAGATAGAAAAGGTTTATCCTTTGAAGATATCAGAGGCAGAAAAAAACTACCAGTCAGCAAAAGCTGAGTATGAGTATGCACAGTGGAAGTACAGTAGAGAAAAGGAGCTTCTAAAGGAAGAATTTACAACAAAAGAAAGTTTTGAAGCAGCAAAGAGACAGCTAAAGTTCCAGAAAGCAAAGATGGAACTTGCAGAAAAAACGCTGGAAAGATTGAAGGCTGAGTATGAAACAGAGAAAAGACTGGCACAGGATGACATAAACATACTGAAAAAAGAGCTTCAGAAAGAAAAAATCCGTCTGTCATACACTGAGATTTACTCTCCTATTGATGGTATTGTATCAAACGTTGTAGCGAGAGAGGGAGAAACTCTTGTTGCAGGTCTTCAGGCTGGCGAACTTGTTACAATACTCAGACCTGATAGATTGGAGATACAGATATTCGTCGATGAAACAGATATCGGACAGATAAAAACAGGTCAGGAAGTTTACTACAATGTAGATGCATACCCTGATAAAGTGTTCAAAGGAACGATAACAAAGATATATCCGGAACCTGTAGTAAAACAGAACATCGTTTACTATCTTGCCATTGTTCCTGTAAAAAGGGAGTATGCAAAATTTTTGAGGCCTGAGATGACCGTATATACAAAAATAATAGCTGGCATAAAGAAAAATGCCATAATTATCCCCAACTCTGCAGTAAGATTTGAGCAGGGAAAACAGTTTGTCTTTGTGGTAAAAGATGGGAAAGTGGAAAAGAGATTCATAAAAACAGGATGGATAGATGAAAAGCAGACAGAGGTAGTTGAGGGACTGAAAGAAGGTGAGATTATAGCAATAAAATTTAAAGCACCTGTGAAAACAAAGGTTTTCAAATGAAAGAGATAATAAGACTGGAAAATATAACAAAGGTCTATGAAACAGCAGGAATAA contains the following coding sequences:
- a CDS encoding diguanylate cyclase — its product is MKSIRIRLLIRISILLFILFLINQILEYKSFREVNINHVKNQSFIVAEIVRDSLTTLMEIGKIDKRELLLNNIKLQHRNIEEIRVVRGDKVIQQYGEGREEEKPKTEAELKVLQTGKPYERLDERFDKVSYVLIIPYKAEPIGKINCLKCHNVEAGSVLGAVYIKTDLTPVRSFAFSNLVQTTLMSMFIFLMTVFVIMKFFHPYTDFFAKLKRGLKKAKDGDFSERVFIDTNDEAREVADTYNETMDKLCHTLTAIEKRVSYLIDGNIQKSSNALKDTYVIVEELVKIYNFKKIVEKDASKDDIYLRLRKLMKDMGIRQYSIYEVDYENNRLIDIDEDEKWCKDIVFTNADQCRVKRTGSEVVSEEYACVCPNFIKCENGEADDFFTCIPIYVGGRVGIILQLIYNRENKEDVKGKLPFLEAYLREVAPVIEAKSYMEKLKKQSLVDQLTGLYNRRFLEEIIPKLSQQVIRRNSNIGILMIDIDFFKQINDKYGHDVGDIVLKKVADVIRNTVREADIVIRYGGEEFMVLLIDVQEGKSEEIAEKIRKRVENTVINTDGISLKKTVSIGVSEFPKDSDRFWQCIKFSDVALYKAKESGRNMVVRFRKEMWEREEY
- the mnmG gene encoding tRNA uridine-5-carboxymethylaminomethyl(34) synthesis enzyme MnmG → MVYDTQFDVAVIGGGHAGIEAALASAKLGAKTVLITLDKEKIGVMPCNPAIGGIAKGIVVREVDALGGEMGKAIDYTGIQYKTLNTRKGPAVRSPRAQADKEEYRKYMVNRVANTENLTVIEGEATNIFLKKNSNEVEGVEIDGKIRIKVRSVVVTTGTFLEGVVHIGDKRFPAGRMEEKPANKLPDFYRRAGFPLLRFKTGTPARLDRNSIDFSGLEEAPGDEPPPKFSFWTEPAGSYWFKKGQKEQVPCYITYTTPETHRIIRENLHRTALYGGAIKGIGPRYCPSIEDKIVKFENKERHTVWLEPETKDGISIYPNGLSTSLPEEIQWEMYRSIPGLENVVLLKPAYAIEYDIVPPTELYPTLETKRIKGLFHAGNFNGTTGYEEAAGQGIVAGINAARRALGKEMIYIKRDEAYIGIMIDDLTTKGVVEPYRLFTSRAEYRLHLRQDNPVLRLYKKAYEIGMLSEKQYKLVKETEEEIKQWLQRYSEQRIKENGKSYTVFEYLKRAEITVEKLREKNIPVPERDYITEEIEIQAKYSGYFEREKKLNEKMKHLESIKIPPEIDYSKIAGLTKEVVQKLSKAKPITLGHAARLEGITPAAITAIMVYLEKMRREKVRG
- a CDS encoding DUF501 domain-containing protein, whose protein sequence is MRSTEVYPVLFDRKKKIFVPQPTRFWILDKRLRSIISRLEEKGYIRYWEEKVTEEKDMFEFFIFLHEKEIKQREEILKGKNLPLYVVEKLTQTGIGGIEKFREKPFKVKCLHLWTAYHLGDDRFKNPIGEFVLKQVKKL
- a CDS encoding HU family DNA-binding protein, which codes for MKKSELIEKVTEEFPEIDKKTVASVVNGTFEAMIEALKNGDRIEIRGLGSFRVKTRPAKVARNPRTGEKIKVPPKKIVHFKIGKVLKAKLYEKAGV
- the thiC gene encoding phosphomethylpyrimidine synthase ThiC yields the protein MSRYKVERSTVYGKTQMDYAREGIITPEMRYVAQKEMLPPEKVRDEVARGRMVIPANINHYSLEPMGIGIAAKCKVNANIGNSAVVSDVETELEKLRVALKYGADTVMDLSTGGNIDEIREAIIRESPVPIGTVPIYQAVQEVRSIENLTEQDILDMIEHQAQQGVDYMTIHAGVLREFLPMVNHRLMGIVSRGGSIMAEWMTIHGKQNPLYTNFDKICEIFKKYDVTFSLGDGLRPGCINDASDEAQFAELKVLGELTKKAWKHGVQVMIEGPGHVPMDQIEMNIKKEMELCHEAPFYVLGPLVTDIAPGYDHIASAIGAAMAGWYGASMLCYVTPKEHLGLPNPEDVKQGLIAYKIAAHAADLARHRPGAKEWDDAMSKARYEFDWEKQFQLAIDPETARKYHDETLPQEGFKSAKFCSMCGPSFCAYKISQNVQEAVKQEFTEIKSEE
- the thpR gene encoding RNA 2',3'-cyclic phosphodiesterase, with product MKKRVFIGSFINIPSFKKHYTQIKKDFGGIISGRWIHERNFHITFRFIGEIETEKLCLIKQSLNPVLNKKISTEINFTGLGAFPDITRPRVFFINVVDKEGVLNEIYTSINSKLNNLGFKNELKPFKPHITLKRIKGYNSSKFAEKINRYRDISFGSQQEIEINIIESILTPKGAYYKKLE
- a CDS encoding TolC family protein; this encodes MKKAIFLFFLLFNTSFGLSLDKAINLSLKNHPYLKQQKSYLFSSRYDYYSTFGNFFPSVTLNFSYAKFMDVYPSDYFSRGLSLNINWTIYSSGQNILLNRIKEKLFRANQESYREDVLDVIYQVKKAYYTAVAKREIWKVRKFQLKAAEKNYQMARKKLKLGLVTKADYLQAKVRLENVRYSLLNAENDFRKSLAELCSLIGYPLSCEVKLDTSVLDNLGESSIPSFEKLEKIAFNRPVFRQYRYEIKSAKLQSIQALSTFTPSVFVSYSLNRDYSSISGSSDSYSILRFGLSWTIFEGLKRYYSYLSAKENERFYRYRLKELKRQIKLSLYNLYLDLKTSYKNLKVSKELLKQAEENYRQALGEYRVGKGDIISLVTAESSLASAHETYINSLLNIAVTKSVLEREMGIKSLPLEGKKQ
- a CDS encoding Spy/CpxP family protein refolding chaperone: MKRLAVLFFILFSTLSFGQTEDSTQNLTFEQIKDDSWMDGAFLIKRFNFLPALQENAGTLGLTEEQKKIINSFYNKYYDRMVELAKSVQEKEKQLQELVINGGDSKKIKELIVEIAKEKAELTVYNIKEVRTLQSALTKEQFEKLKNLANQRII
- the ileS gene encoding isoleucine--tRNA ligase, whose amino-acid sequence is MDWKDTLNLPKTSFPMKGNLPKREPEILKKWEEIKLYDRLREERKGREKYILHDGPPYANGHIHLGHALNKILKDILVKYESMKGKDAPFVPGWDCHGLPIEQQVEKQLKSQKKKKEELSKSQFRKLCREYAEKFVQIQKEEFIRLGIIGNWEKPYLTMRPSYQAQEIRELGKIFNAGIAYRGKKPVYWCIYDKTAEAEAEVEYKNKKDPSIYVVFELIDHPFGIKEKIYPVIWTTTPWTLPANLGIMVNPDFDYVFFKSGDRVYIVAQELLESFREKTGINGEVVKTVKGRELEFLEYRHPFIDRVSKIYLSEFVELSTGTGLVHMAPGHGQEDYIIGQRYGVEPFAPVDDEGRFTEEAPEFIQGVRVFDANSLIVEKLKEIGALLHHETVEHSYPHCWRCKNPVIFRATPQWFISMDAVLSSGNTLRGEAIKEIERVKWIPHWGENRIKSMVENRPDWCISRQRSWGVPIAVFYCRKCGEIIKDKNVFEHVAQLVENNPFGADIWFEKDAKELLPEGYKCPKCSSEEFEKEEDILDVWFDSGVSHASVLKSGFWEELRWPADMYLEGSDQHRGWFQSSLLESTASYGRAPYDSVLTHGFILDEAGRKMSKSLGNVIAPEKVIKQYGADILRLWVVSEDYTEDIKIGMNLLKSIADDYRKIRNTFRYFLGNLYDFNPEKDSVSYENLLEIDRWMLSKLQRIIDRAHDAYSSYRFHRIYHEIKRFMIVDLSAVYLDILKDRLYVYAPNSLERRSAQTVLYILLTSLSKLLAPVLSFTMEEIWGHVKELDKKVKESIHLEEMPVVELDFVNRDLEEIYADLLTVREVVLKGLEEARKSDIIRHPYEAKVVLSLPEKYRKIVEERIDWIKFFFTVSQVEMGESREGDVVVEDENGIKVAVRKADGEKCPRCWIYDVSVGKGGQPVCDRCMEQLKAMNIDINNIEEDR